A region from the Nesterenkonia lacusekhoensis genome encodes:
- a CDS encoding tRNA (adenine-N1)-methyltransferase — MTHGPIGAHMRKGPLRAGQRVQLTDRKGKPSTITLQDGGEWHTHQGVLRHDTLIGRSEGIVIANDAGYEYQVLRPLLNDYVLSMPRGATVVYPKDSAQIVQVADIFPGAHVVEAGVGSGALSISLLRAVGDQGTVHSYERREDFRDIAVGNVEAFFGQEHPGWQVRVGDMQEEALRAEEPGSVDRVVLDMLAPWECLEAVKQILAPGGVWVSYVASVTQMSRLAEALRASGGFTEPEAHETMLRTWNVDGLAVRPDHRMVAHTGFLLSARRLAEDQTPLQLKKREKVSEASSEDRAAWPGERWKDDPDAEEGWDPTALKTRTVSGKKSRKTAAYAQKIADQAKEVPRDG; from the coding sequence ATGACTCACGGACCTATCGGTGCACATATGCGGAAGGGGCCGCTGCGTGCCGGCCAGCGCGTCCAGCTCACGGATCGCAAGGGGAAGCCCAGCACCATCACCCTGCAGGACGGCGGAGAATGGCACACGCATCAGGGCGTGTTGCGCCACGATACGCTGATCGGCCGCTCCGAGGGGATCGTGATCGCCAACGACGCCGGCTATGAATACCAGGTCCTGCGGCCGCTGCTCAACGACTACGTGCTCTCGATGCCGCGCGGGGCCACCGTGGTCTATCCCAAAGACTCTGCCCAAATCGTCCAGGTGGCCGACATCTTCCCCGGGGCCCATGTGGTGGAGGCCGGAGTCGGCTCCGGGGCCCTCTCCATCTCTCTGCTGCGTGCTGTGGGCGATCAGGGCACCGTGCACTCCTATGAGCGCCGCGAGGACTTCCGCGACATCGCCGTGGGCAATGTGGAGGCCTTCTTCGGTCAGGAGCACCCTGGCTGGCAGGTCCGGGTGGGGGACATGCAGGAGGAGGCACTCCGCGCGGAGGAGCCCGGCTCCGTGGACCGTGTGGTCCTGGACATGCTCGCGCCCTGGGAATGTCTGGAGGCGGTCAAGCAGATCCTCGCTCCCGGTGGGGTGTGGGTCAGCTACGTGGCCTCGGTGACCCAGATGTCGCGGCTGGCTGAGGCGCTGCGGGCCTCCGGGGGCTTCACCGAGCCTGAGGCGCATGAGACCATGTTGCGCACCTGGAACGTGGACGGTCTGGCCGTGCGCCCGGATCACCGGATGGTGGCCCACACCGGTTTCCTGCTCTCGGCACGGCGGCTGGCCGAGGACCAGACCCCGCTGCAGCTGAAGAAGCGGGAGAAGGTCTCCGAGGCCAGCTCCGAGGATCGTGCCGCCTGGCCTGGTGAGCGCTGGAAGGACGATCCGGACGCCGAGGAAGGCTGGGACCCCACCGCGCTGAAGACCCGGACCGTCTCCGGGAAGAAGAGCCGCAAGACGGCCGCGTATGCACAGAAGATCGCAGATCAGGCGAAGGAGGTGCCGCGCGATGGATGA
- a CDS encoding site-2 protease family protein, giving the protein MASRSGITLARIAGTPIRFQYSWFLVTAAIVVLFGPQVSRIFPEIGLGAYAVALGYALLLMLSVLAHELAHALSARVFGWPSTEIELNLWGGHTQFVAHDATPGKSLAVSLAGPAANLVIAGVGWALIQALEPTAVVGLLAEVTVLVNLLVGLFNLLPGNPLDGGRLVESVVWQITGDQGRGMLAAGWAGRAVVGLLVGFVMWQVFLAGPQTNLVLVVVATMICFFLWQGAGESIRIARARLRRSAEEGISDRLRG; this is encoded by the coding sequence ATGGCCTCGCGCAGCGGCATCACCCTGGCGCGGATCGCGGGCACCCCGATCCGCTTCCAGTACTCCTGGTTCCTGGTCACCGCGGCCATCGTGGTGCTCTTCGGACCTCAGGTCTCGCGCATCTTCCCGGAGATCGGTCTCGGCGCCTATGCCGTGGCGCTGGGCTACGCTCTGCTGCTGATGCTCTCGGTGCTGGCGCATGAGCTCGCCCATGCGCTCAGCGCCCGCGTCTTCGGCTGGCCCTCCACCGAGATCGAACTGAACCTCTGGGGCGGTCATACCCAGTTCGTCGCCCACGACGCGACGCCGGGGAAGTCCCTCGCCGTCTCGCTGGCCGGGCCGGCGGCGAATCTGGTCATCGCTGGGGTCGGCTGGGCCCTCATCCAGGCCCTGGAGCCCACAGCAGTGGTGGGCCTGCTCGCCGAGGTCACCGTGCTGGTGAACCTTCTGGTGGGGCTGTTCAACCTGTTGCCCGGAAACCCGCTCGACGGCGGGCGGCTGGTGGAGTCGGTGGTCTGGCAGATCACCGGGGATCAGGGCCGCGGGATGCTGGCCGCCGGTTGGGCCGGTCGCGCTGTGGTGGGCCTGCTGGTCGGGTTCGTGATGTGGCAGGTGTTCCTCGCAGGACCGCAGACCAACCTGGTGCTGGTGGTGGTGGCCACGATGATCTGCTTCTTCCTCTGGCAGGGCGCAGGAGAGAGCATCCGCATAGCGAGAGCGAGACTTCGGCGAAGCGCTGAAGAGGGCATCAGCGATAGGCTGAGAGGATGA
- a CDS encoding HAD family hydrolase, with product MSSAPTALTSTSASALQAVFWDMDGTLVDTEPYWIAAEYELVESYGGTWSEEQAHHLVGQALTYSASMLQQAGVRMQSQEIIDWLITRVAARARESMPWRPGARELLASVHEAGVRSALVTMSHRPLAEAIVEALPAGQMEFIVSGDMVSRGKPDPEAYHLAFETMGADHRQRRGEELSASRCIAIEDSVPGTAAAAASGLVTVAVPHFTELPESERWHLLPTLAGVDVRQLEELLADPVPAA from the coding sequence ATGTCTTCTGCCCCCACCGCTCTGACCTCGACCTCCGCGTCTGCGCTCCAGGCCGTCTTCTGGGATATGGACGGCACGCTGGTGGACACCGAGCCGTATTGGATCGCCGCAGAATATGAACTGGTGGAGTCCTACGGCGGCACCTGGTCCGAGGAGCAGGCCCATCACCTGGTGGGACAGGCGCTGACCTACAGCGCCTCGATGCTGCAGCAGGCCGGTGTGCGGATGCAGAGCCAGGAGATCATCGACTGGCTGATCACGCGTGTGGCCGCTCGGGCCCGCGAGTCCATGCCGTGGCGTCCGGGCGCCCGCGAGCTGTTGGCCAGCGTGCATGAGGCCGGGGTGCGCAGCGCGCTGGTCACAATGAGCCACCGTCCTCTGGCCGAGGCGATCGTGGAGGCACTTCCCGCTGGCCAGATGGAGTTCATCGTCTCTGGTGACATGGTCAGCCGGGGCAAGCCGGATCCGGAGGCCTACCACCTGGCCTTCGAGACCATGGGAGCTGACCACCGGCAGCGCCGCGGCGAAGAGCTGAGCGCTTCGCGGTGCATCGCCATCGAAGACTCTGTGCCAGGGACCGCGGCCGCGGCCGCCTCCGGGCTGGTGACGGTGGCCGTGCCGCACTTCACCGAGCTGCCCGAGTCGGAGCGGTGGCACCTGCTGCCCACACTCGCCGGGGTGGACGTGCGCCAGCTCGAAGAGCTGCTCGCTGACCCGGTCCCGGCGGCCTAG
- a CDS encoding PAC2 family protein, producing MPALRPRRSPSSESGRPTIMVVAFEGWNDAGGAATAAVRGLSQTFDAELLERLEDENYYDYQFTRPKIRKTGTGSQRELIWPSTKFYRAVPPSGEFELLLVQGVEPSFRWQAFTADLLTRAAEQHVSGVVLVGALLADVPHSRPIPASLSSEDEHLQDILEIDEPTYEGPTGIVGVLAHTAFHAGVPAVSLWAAVPHYVGQAPSPKAQLALMRQLEDLLGLTLDVEEVAEDAEAWERGVDDLAQDDDEIADYVKRLEEATDTTSLPEASGEAIAHEFERYLRRRRPPEP from the coding sequence ATGCCGGCCCTGCGCCCTCGGCGCTCCCCCTCCTCAGAGAGCGGTCGGCCCACCATCATGGTGGTGGCCTTCGAAGGGTGGAACGACGCCGGCGGGGCGGCCACGGCGGCTGTGCGCGGACTCAGCCAGACCTTCGATGCTGAGCTGCTGGAGCGTCTCGAGGACGAGAACTACTACGACTACCAGTTCACCCGCCCGAAGATCCGCAAGACCGGCACGGGATCCCAGCGCGAGCTGATCTGGCCCTCGACGAAGTTCTACCGGGCTGTGCCGCCCTCCGGCGAGTTCGAACTGCTGCTGGTCCAGGGTGTGGAACCCAGCTTCCGCTGGCAGGCCTTCACCGCTGACCTGCTGACCCGTGCGGCCGAGCAGCACGTCTCCGGAGTGGTCCTGGTGGGCGCACTGCTGGCCGATGTGCCGCACAGCCGTCCGATCCCAGCTTCCCTCTCCAGTGAGGATGAGCACCTCCAGGACATCCTGGAGATCGACGAGCCCACCTATGAGGGGCCCACCGGCATCGTGGGCGTGCTGGCCCACACCGCCTTCCACGCCGGCGTCCCCGCGGTCTCACTGTGGGCCGCGGTGCCCCACTACGTGGGACAGGCTCCCTCTCCCAAAGCCCAGCTGGCCCTGATGCGCCAGCTGGAGGATCTCCTCGGCCTCACACTGGACGTGGAGGAGGTCGCCGAGGACGCAGAGGCGTGGGAACGCGGCGTGGACGACCTCGCTCAGGACGATGACGAGATCGCCGACTATGTCAAACGCCTGGAAGAGGCCACAGACACCACCAGTCTGCCGGAGGCCAGCGGAGAGGCCATCGCCCACGAGTTCGAGCGCTACCTGCGCCGGCGCAGACCACCTGAGCCGTAG